A window of Hymenobacter siberiensis genomic DNA:
AACCCGCAGGGTGGCCGCTACCTAAGCACCGTGCTGCGCACCAATCTCAAAGCCCTCGGTAAGTGCTTGCTCCAAATTAAACAGTTGATGCATTTGGCATAACTAACTGATAGCAAACAAGAAAAAGAAAGTCTATCAGCTAAAAGCTAATGGTTCTGCACTTAGTACCAATATTTCGCAGATGCTGCTGATTGACGCCCGCACCTACCTGCACCCCTCGCCGCGCTCGGCTAATATCTTGGCGCTGTGGCGCTACAATGCCGTCACCATTGCCGGCAACCCGCCCTTCCTCGACCTGCCCAGCACCGGCTGGGACACTTATAGCAACACCGACCGGGGCTTCATTCAGGGCCGTTTTCGGGGCGATGACCTGCTCTATGGCGAGGTCGAATACCGCTACGGCATCACCCGCAACCGCCTGTTGGGCGGCGTCGTTTTCGCCAATGCCCAGACCGTAACCGAGCAGCAAAGCCGGCACTTCGAGAAGGTAGTACCCGCCGCCGGGGCTGGCCTGCGCCTCCGCCTCAACAAGGTATCCAACACCACCCTGGCCATCGATTATGCCTTCGGAGCCGATGGCTCGCACGGCCTCAGCCTGAACCTCGGAGGGGTATTTTGAGTAGTATACCTCACCTCAGAATGAGCGCCCGAATACCGGACGCGGGTAAATAGCCGGTTTTTGGCTAACAGGCTGCTCGCTGCTCCAAATGACGCCCCGACGACGAGCGGACAGCCAGCTAAAAAGCAGGCAACCCGCATCTGCCGCATGCCGCTAAAATCGATTCCCAAAGCCCCGCCCATCGGCTTACCTTTGGGTTTTACATCTTTCCCCGCTCCTGCATGAATTTCCCCCTTCGCAAGCTCGCCGCCATTGATATTGGGTCCAACGCTGTTCGTTGTCAGATATCGGCCGTGCTGTTTTACGAAGGGCGCTACCGCCTCAAGCGCGTTGAGTACGTGCGCTTTCCCATGCGCCTGGGCGAAGACGTATTCGCCACCGGCGAGATTTCGCCGGCCAAGGAGGAGAAATTCGTCAAGTTTCTGCACTCGCTACGCCTCCTGATGGAAGTGCACGACGTGGCCCACTACTTGGTGTGCGCCACCTCGGCCATGCGCTCGGCCACCAACGGCGCGGCTATCGCCGCCCGCGTGCACCGGGAGTTGGGCATGGAAATCAAGGTAATCGACGGCCAGGACGAAGCCTTTTACATCAACCGCGTCATTGAGCATGTGCTGGAAGACAAGCGCCACTACCTGCACATCGACGTAGGCGGCGGCAGCACTGAATTCAACATCTACCACGACCGCCGCAAGGTGGCCGCGCAGTCGTTCGAAATCGGCTCCATCCGCCGCATGCAGCAGGAGGAAAGCGGCGAGGCTGGCACCGAAGCCCAGGCCGAGCTCTGGGCCCGCATGGAAGCCTGGGTACGCCACAATGCCCGCCAGTACCACGTTACCCGCGCCATCGGCACGGGCGGCAACATCAATAAAATCTACAGCCTCACCTCTTCGGCTCCCGATAAGCACATCACCCGCCGCGGCATTGAGGCCACGCTCACCCGCCTCTCGGGCCTGACCATGACCGAGCGCGTGAACGTGGCCATGCTCAACCCCGACCGCGCCGACGTTATCATTCCCGCCGGCCACATCTACCTCTCCGCCATGCAGTGGGCCAACGTCACCACCATGGTCGTGCCCGACATCGGCCTGAAAGACGGCATGCTACAAGCCCTATTTGAAGAATTCTTCGACGAGATGAACCCCGAAGGCGGCCACCCCGCCGTGCTCCCCATCCCCGATGTACGGAATCAGCCCGCCGAAAGGGAGTGATATGGTAGGGTAAGCAGGTAAGAGGGTAACTCCTAACCTCTTACCTGCTTACCCTAAAAAACCCCTTTCGCTACGCCTTCGCCGCGCCCACGGCGGCCTCGTCGATATGCCCTACGGGTGTTGCATCGTCCTCGCAGGCCTCGTCCTGCTCACAGTCGTTCTCGCCGCCCTCGCCGAACGTGTCGTCCCGCGTATTAGCTTCCTCAATCGACTCCAGCACCGTTAGCGCTGCCGCTTCTTCCGAAGCCTGTAAGGCGGCCGCCACATCGGCGCGGCGCTGCGCCTGCACCCCCAGCAGGGCCAGCAGCCCTTCCGGCGACGCGGTGGCCAGCTGAGCTTCGTCGCGCTTGAAGAAATCCTTGTGCACGTTCACCACCGGCTCGCCGGGCGCGGGGCGCTGGCGGATGTACGCGCCGTCTTCGCGCATCACGTAGCTATTCTGATTGTCCATCATATTCATCATCAGAATATTAATGGCTTCCCGCTTCAGCTGCGGATTCACAATCAGGAACAGTGCCTCAATGCGCCGGTCGAACGAGCGGACCATGATATCGGCCGAGCCAGCGTACACTTTGGCATCGCCGCCGTTGTGGAAATAGAACAGGCGCGTGTGCTCCAGGTATTCGCCCACAATGCTGCGCACCTCAATATTCTCGCTCAGGCCCGACCGCCCCGGCCGCAGGCAGCAGATACCGCGCACAATAAAGCGGATGGGCACGCCCGCCTTCGCCGCCTTATAGAACTCGTCGATAATCTCCTTGTCTTCCAGCGAGTTCATCTTCATCACGATGCCGCTCTCATGCCCCTTTTTAGCGTGCTTCACCTCTTCGCGAATGAGGTGGATGAGCTGCTGACGCATATCCTTGGGCGCCGTGATGAGGTATTCGTAATCATCGGGCTGCGAGTGGCCGGTAATTACGTTGAAGAATTCTGACACGTCATGGCCATACACGTCGTTGGTCGTCAGCAGGCTGACGTCGGTATAGAGGCGCGAGGTCTGCTCGTTGTAGTTGCCCGAGCCAATGTGCACGTAGCGCGTCACCTTTTCCCCTTCCTTGCGGATAATCATGAGCAGCTTAGTGTGCGTCTTATATTTGCTCACGCCATAAATCACGAAGCAGCCGGCCTTTTCCAGCCGTGCGCCTTCCCGAATATTCTTCTCCTCATCAAACCGGGCCTTCACTTCGAACAGCACCGAAACGTGCTTGCCATTCTCGGCCGCCTTCAGCAGCGCAGCCGATACGCGCGAGTCATCAGCCAACCGGTAGATGGTTTGCTTGATACCCAGTACGTGCGGGTCCACCGCCGCCTGCTCCAGCAGCCGCACCATGGGCTCAATGCTGTTGTAGGGGTGGTGCAGCAGCACGTCGTGGTGCTTGAGGTATTCGAACAGATTTTCGTCAGCCCCCTCGGGCAGGCTCAGCGGTGGTACCGAAGCCTGCATTTTGGCGGCCCGGCCCCGGAAATTGGGATGGCGCACAATCTGCCACAAGCCCTTTAAATCAATCAACGAATTGATTACGAATACGTTACCGTTGTCAATGTTCCATCGCTCGCGCAGCACGTTCATCAGCGTACCCGAGGCGTTGGGCTCCACTTCCACACGTACCACACGGCCGCGCTTGCGGGTTTTCAGGCCCACCTGAATTTCCTTAATGAAGTCGTTGTCAATGTCATCCGACTCTTCCAGCGTGAAATCGCCGTTGCGGGTAATCCGGAACAGGTCGGCCGACACGATATCCACGTTGCGGAACAGGCGCGGCAGAAACTCGCGCACCACTTCCTCAATCGGCACAAAAATGACCTTATCCTTGCGCGTGAGCTCGAAAAACCGGGTCAGGTTCTGCGGAATCTGCACGAAGGTGAGGCGCTCCTGCCCTTTATCAGCCTCGCCATCGAGCCCCAGGGCCAGGCCGTTGCCAATGCGCGTAACGACCCCGAAGATGAGCATCTGGTTCATCATCAGCGGGAAGCCGTGGTACGAGTCGTACACCATCGGCGTGAGCAGCGGAAACACGGTGTTTTTGAAGTAGCCATCGGCC
This region includes:
- the ppk1 gene encoding polyphosphate kinase 1 encodes the protein MKLFKSSDLIRKSKYISRDLSWLRFNYRVLDQVQDASRGLFDKLKFLAITSSNLDEFFMIRVGSLYNYLDYGKERIDYSGLRELPFRRKLLDFAHRFVNDQSLTYLNELRPNFEKNGFNILKMSDLTELEVKKADGYFKNTVFPLLTPMVYDSYHGFPLMMNQMLIFGVVTRIGNGLALGLDGEADKGQERLTFVQIPQNLTRFFELTRKDKVIFVPIEEVVREFLPRLFRNVDIVSADLFRITRNGDFTLEESDDIDNDFIKEIQVGLKTRKRGRVVRVEVEPNASGTLMNVLRERWNIDNGNVFVINSLIDLKGLWQIVRHPNFRGRAAKMQASVPPLSLPEGADENLFEYLKHHDVLLHHPYNSIEPMVRLLEQAAVDPHVLGIKQTIYRLADDSRVSAALLKAAENGKHVSVLFEVKARFDEEKNIREGARLEKAGCFVIYGVSKYKTHTKLLMIIRKEGEKVTRYVHIGSGNYNEQTSRLYTDVSLLTTNDVYGHDVSEFFNVITGHSQPDDYEYLITAPKDMRQQLIHLIREEVKHAKKGHESGIVMKMNSLEDKEIIDEFYKAAKAGVPIRFIVRGICCLRPGRSGLSENIEVRSIVGEYLEHTRLFYFHNGGDAKVYAGSADIMVRSFDRRIEALFLIVNPQLKREAINILMMNMMDNQNSYVMREDGAYIRQRPAPGEPVVNVHKDFFKRDEAQLATASPEGLLALLGVQAQRRADVAAALQASEEAAALTVLESIEEANTRDDTFGEGGENDCEQDEACEDDATPVGHIDEAAVGAAKA
- a CDS encoding Ppx/GppA phosphatase family protein, which translates into the protein MNFPLRKLAAIDIGSNAVRCQISAVLFYEGRYRLKRVEYVRFPMRLGEDVFATGEISPAKEEKFVKFLHSLRLLMEVHDVAHYLVCATSAMRSATNGAAIAARVHRELGMEIKVIDGQDEAFYINRVIEHVLEDKRHYLHIDVGGGSTEFNIYHDRRKVAAQSFEIGSIRRMQQEESGEAGTEAQAELWARMEAWVRHNARQYHVTRAIGTGGNINKIYSLTSSAPDKHITRRGIEATLTRLSGLTMTERVNVAMLNPDRADVIIPAGHIYLSAMQWANVTTMVVPDIGLKDGMLQALFEEFFDEMNPEGGHPAVLPIPDVRNQPAERE